A window from Salvia miltiorrhiza cultivar Shanhuang (shh) chromosome 2, IMPLAD_Smil_shh, whole genome shotgun sequence encodes these proteins:
- the LOC131010280 gene encoding lysine histidine transporter-like 5: MAESRPNTEVDLNSWLPITASRKAKWWYSAFHCVTAMVGAGVLGLPLVLARLGWIPGIVAIAVAWLVTWYTVWLLIQLHESESGKRFDRFTELGQHAFGEYLGFWMVMPQQLIVQVGSDIVYMVTGGKSLQKSLALITPQADFRKTYYILMFAAIQLVLSQSPNFNSLKIVSLLAAVMSISYSFIATGASLWKGFGEHHVVHYGFRSTSTVKIVFDIFSSLGVLAFAFAGHSVALEIQATIPSSLGNPSKKPMAKGVTVAYLIVALCYFPVAISGFWAFGNLVEDDVLLSLEHPNWLISAANFMVFIHVIGSYQVFGMPIFDKIESTLVTKWHCTPGRPLRLVARSAYVVFTAFMAILLPFFGGLLGFFGGLAFASTSYIMPCAVWLKTQKPKPWSFHWILCWISMLIGITIMTLAPIGGAHEIIVSWKSYKLFQ, encoded by the exons Atg GCGGAATCGCGGCCAAATACGGAGGTGGACTTGAATAGTTGGCTGCCCATAACGGCATCTCGTAAAGCAAAATGGTGGTATTCCGCTTTCCATTGCGTCACGGCCATGGTCGGCGCCGGCGTCCTCGGCTTGCCGCTCGTCTTGGCTCGACTCGGCTG GATCCCCGGGATCGTTGCTATAGCCGTTGCGTGGTTGGTGACGTGGTACACGGTGTGGCTCCTGATTCAGCTCCACGAATCGGAGTCGGGTAAGCGGTTCGACCGGTTCACGGAGCTGGGGCAACACGCCTTCGGAGAATACCTAGGGTTCTGGATGGTGATGCCGCAACAATTGATTGTGCAAGTGGGATCCGACATCGTGTACATGGTCACCGGAGGGAAATCGCTCCAGAAAAGTTTAGCTCTCATCACCCCACAAGCTGATTTTAGAAAGACTTATTACATCTTGATGTTTGCTGCCATTCAATTGGTACTCTCTCAATCTCCCAACTTCAATTCCTTGAAGATAGTCTCTCTTCTTGCCGCCGTCATGTCCATCAG TTACTCCTTCATAGCGACCGGCGCGTCCCTATGGAAAGGCTTCGGCGAGCACCATGTGGTTCACTACGGTTTCCGATCGACGTCAACGGTGAAGATCGTTTTCGACATCTTCAGCAGCTTAGGTGTCCTTGCCTTTGCCTTCGCGGGCCACAGCGTGGCGTTGGAGATTCAGGCGACGATTCCTTCGTCCCTTGGGAACCCGTCGAAGAAGCCGATGGCGAAGGGCGTCACCGTGGCTTATCTCATCGTAGCGCTGTGCTACTTCCCCGTCGCGATATCGGGGTTTTGGGCCTTCGGAAACCTAGTGGAAGATGATGTGCTTCTCTCTTTGGAGCACCCCAACTGGCTCATTAGTGCCGCTAATTTCATGGTCTTCATCCATGTTATTGGAAGCTATCAG GTGTTCGGTATGCCTATTTTTGACAAAATTGAATCTACATTAGTCACAAAGTGGCATTGCACTCCTGGAAGACCCCTTCGCCTTGTAGCACGCAGTGCATATGTTG TGTTCACCGCATTTATGGCAATCCTCCTCCCATTTTTTGGAGGATTATTAGGATTTTTCGGGGGACTAGCATTTGCAAGCACATCTTATATT ATGCCTTGTGCTGTTTGGCTAAAAACCCAAAAACCTAAACCATGGAGCTTCCATTGGATTCTATGTTGG ATTTCAATGTTGATTGGCATTACTATCATGACGTTGGCACCAATAGGAGGAGCTCACGAGATCATTGTTTCATGGAAGAGTTACAAactttttcaataa